The sequence below is a genomic window from bacterium.
CACCCGGGGCAACGCCACCGTTATGAACGTCACCCAGGCCCCCGCCGAGTTTCTCGATGAGCTCGAGGACGGCTCGTGGCAGCCCTTCGACGCTCCGGCGGGCCCGACCGACCGTGACCGCGCCGCCCGGGAGGCCGACCGGTACATACAGGAGCGGGGCGCGAAGATCGTGGCTCCGGTGGTGGCGGCGCTGAGGCTTCGAGATATCGAGACGGCGACGCTGTTCGTGGAGGCGGACGACGTGGCGCAGGCCATCATCGACACCGCCGAGCGGGTGGGCGCCGACGCCATCGTGATGGGCGCCACCCGGCGCCTGTTCAACGAAATGTCCTGGACCAGCGTGTCCATGACAGTGACCGCCAGGTCGAGCCTGCCCGTGCTGCTGATCCCCGAACCCGCAGACAACTAGTTGCCGGTCGGTGGCTTCTAGTTGCTGGTTGTGCTCCAGAGAGGCTATTGACTGACGACTAGGTTGTGTAGTCGGCGTTGATTCGCACGTAGCCGTCGGTCAGGTCGCACCCGTACACGGTGAAGGAGCCCCTGCCCGGGGAGCGGGAACTGTCCCCCGGCACGCCGAGGTCGACATGGATGAGCACCTCCGGAGACGCCAGGTAACGCTCCAGGTCCTGCAGCACCAAGGGGGTGATCGGCGCCGGATACACCTCTGTGGGACCGAAGCGGATGGTGATCCGCTCCGCAAGGATGTCATCCTCGTAGCACTTCCCCACCGCCATGGCCACCCTGCCCCAGTTCGGATCACGACCATGGACCGCCGTCTTCACGAGAGGTGAGTTGACGATGGACTTGGCAACCCTCTTGGCCTGGGCATCGTCCCTGGCGCCGTCCACCGTTACCACGATGAGCGTCTCGGCGCCCTCGCCGTCGGCCGCCAACTGCCTGGTCAGCTCCAGGCATACTTCGCCCAGGGCGGCCTCCAGGGCGGCCCCGTCCACCGGTCCGGCCCGGCCCGAGGCGAGCACCACCGCCATGTCGCTGGTGGAGGTGTCGGTGTCGATGCTGACGGCGTTGAACGTGCGGTCCGCCACCCGCCGGAACATTGCATCCAGGGAGGCCGGATCGGCGGCCGCATCCGTGGCTATGACCGCCAGCATCGTCGCCATGTCGGGCTCGATCATCCCCACCCCCTTGGCGATGCCCACCACCCGAGCCGGACCGGCGCGGGCGGACGCAACCTTGGCGTGGGTATCGGTGGTCATGATGGCGGTGGCCGCCGCGGTGGCCGAACCGGGCTCGTCGAAGGCATGGCCGCCGCCGTCTTGGAGGCTATTCATGTAGGTGCGGATCCGCTCCATCGGGTACTGGACGCCGATCACGCCCGTGGAGGCGACGATCACCTCGGGGGTGTCACACCCCACCACCCGAGCGGTCAGCTCGGCCACCTCGGCCGCGTTCGCATCGCCCACCGGGCCGGTGGCCACGTTGGCGTTCTTGGAGATGATCACCACCGCCCGCGCCCGACCGTCGGCGACATGACTCCGGCTCAGCGTGACGCTCGGCCCCGAGAACCGGCTCTTGGTGAAGACGCCGGCCGCCGTCGTTCCCGGTGGGGCGGAGAGGATCATCACGTCCTCGGTCCGGTCCTTGATCCCGATGTTGCCGGTATGCAGCCCGAAGCCGGCGGGGAACGCCACCTCCTGGACCACGATCCCCAGCGCGTTCCCACCATGCGGGTTGGCCCGCATCGCGCCGGTCCCCGGAGTATCGGACGGAGAAATACCCATGACGAGCAAGCATGCTAGACCGGATCGACCCGGTCGAAACCGGGCACATCCGCCGGGGAGGAGCGGAGGGTGTGACCCTACGTGTAAGGAGGCGGACTCACGGACCCAGTGCGGTGACGGGAGCGACCGCCACGCCGTCTGCGCGTTCGTATCCATAACCGGTGGCGGTGACCACGAGCAGCTTGTCGGGCGGTCGCAGCCCGTCTTTCTCGGCCTTGTCCTGGAACCCGAGCAGGGAGGACGCTCCGTCGTCGATGAGCCGAGCGCCGCCGAGCTTGACCTCCACCGCAACCCACCGGCCGTCGCCGGCC
It includes:
- a CDS encoding universal stress protein, which produces MDALIATAGVLPPGPVADFVELLVGTRGNATVMNVTQAPAEFLDELEDGSWQPFDAPAGPTDRDRAAREADRYIQERGAKIVAPVVAALRLRDIETATLFVEADDVAQAIIDTAERVGADAIVMGATRRLFNEMSWTSVSMTVTARSSLPVLLIPEPADN
- the argJ gene encoding bifunctional glutamate N-acetyltransferase/amino-acid acetyltransferase ArgJ gives rise to the protein MRANPHGGNALGIVVQEVAFPAGFGLHTGNIGIKDRTEDVMILSAPPGTTAAGVFTKSRFSGPSVTLSRSHVADGRARAVVIISKNANVATGPVGDANAAEVAELTARVVGCDTPEVIVASTGVIGVQYPMERIRTYMNSLQDGGGHAFDEPGSATAAATAIMTTDTHAKVASARAGPARVVGIAKGVGMIEPDMATMLAVIATDAAADPASLDAMFRRVADRTFNAVSIDTDTSTSDMAVVLASGRAGPVDGAALEAALGEVCLELTRQLAADGEGAETLIVVTVDGARDDAQAKRVAKSIVNSPLVKTAVHGRDPNWGRVAMAVGKCYEDDILAERITIRFGPTEVYPAPITPLVLQDLERYLASPEVLIHVDLGVPGDSSRSPGRGSFTVYGCDLTDGYVRINADYTT